From one Melospiza melodia melodia isolate bMelMel2 chromosome 6, bMelMel2.pri, whole genome shotgun sequence genomic stretch:
- the LOC134420005 gene encoding splicing factor 3A subunit 3-like: METILEQQQQYHEEQEQLMDMMVREMLTKKSRLHDQIHSDHHTRAMQDSSMGVSSSLWELYDDKDGLREEELSAISGPNEFVGFYNRLKQIEEFHQKHPHEMCVPMSVEFEELLKARDNPSEEAQNLVEFTDEEEYGRYLDLHDCYLKYINLKSSEKFDYITYLATFDQLFNIPKERKNAEYKRYLQVLLEYLQGYTDQVKPLLDQNELFGKIHMEFEKKWEHGTFPGWPEETSSALTFAGAHLDLSAFSCSPHP; the protein is encoded by the coding sequence ATGGAGACgatcctggagcagcagcagcagtaccacgaggagcaggagcagctcatggACATGATGGTGAGGGAGATGCTCACCAAGAAGTCCAGGCTCCATGACCAGATCCACTCAGACCACCACACCCGGGCCATGCAGGACAGTTCCATGGGAGTGAGCAGCAGCCTGTGGGAGCTGTATGATGACAAGGATGGTCTGCGTGAGGAAGAGCTCAGCGCCATTTCCGGGCCAAATGAATTTGTGGGGTTTTACAACAGACTGAAGCAAATTGAGGAATTTCACCAGAAGCACCCACATGAGATGTGTGTTCCTATGTCAGTGGAgtttgaggagctgctgaaggccaGAGACAACCCGAGTGAAGAAGCTCAGAATCTGGTGGAGTTCACAGATGAGGAAGAGTACGGACGATACTTGGATTTGCATGATTGTTACCTCAAGTACATTAACCTGAAATCATCAGAGAAATTTGATTATATCACTTACTTAGCCACATTTGACCAGCTCTTCAATATTCCCAAGGAGAGAAAAAATGCTGAATATAAGAGGTATCTTCAGGTGCTCCTTGAGTACCTGCAGGGTTACACAGATCAAGTGAAACCATTACTGGACCAGAATGAACTTTTTGGGAAAATTCACATGGAGTTTGAGAAGAAGTGGGAGCATGGCACATTCCCAGGCTGGCCTGAGGAGACCAGCAGTGCCCTCACCTTTGCTGGTGCCCACCTGGACCTCTCAGCCTTCTCCTGCTCACCTCACCCATGA